The following are encoded in a window of Candidatus Poribacteria bacterium genomic DNA:
- the rsmH gene encoding 16S rRNA (cytosine(1402)-N(4))-methyltransferase RsmH, with the protein MFLATVILVNAIDTQHVPVLCDTVIDFLRPKPAGVYVDGTLGLGGHSAAILEASAPNGRVIGIDLDGEALTIAKGKLHVFGERYSLINGNFAEMDVLLETRHSVHAVDGILLDLGVSSLQLDTPHRGFSFNHTGPLDMRMNAQQVLNSEPEATLTAMQVVNDSPMEVLIDIFKRYGEERFAKRIAHRIIQTRRETPIATTTQLAEIVNRAVPESRSKIHPATRIFQALRIHINAELENLATVLDVAIQLLKSGSCLCVITFHSLEDRIVKHHFQTCARACICPPKTPVCICEHTASLEILTKRPIVPDTVEVENNPRARSAKLRVARKL; encoded by the coding sequence ATGTTTCTTGCTACAGTTATACTTGTGAACGCTATAGATACACAGCATGTACCAGTTTTATGTGACACAGTCATTGACTTTCTCAGACCAAAACCGGCGGGTGTTTACGTAGATGGCACCCTCGGATTGGGAGGGCATAGTGCTGCTATTTTAGAGGCTTCCGCACCGAACGGGCGTGTGATCGGAATTGATTTAGATGGTGAGGCTCTCACAATTGCAAAAGGTAAATTACACGTCTTTGGGGAGCGTTATTCTCTCATTAACGGCAATTTTGCTGAGATGGATGTCCTATTGGAAACCAGACACTCGGTTCATGCTGTAGACGGCATCCTGCTTGACTTAGGAGTGTCGTCCTTGCAATTGGACACACCACACCGAGGTTTTAGTTTCAATCACACCGGCCCATTAGATATGCGCATGAACGCACAACAGGTGTTAAATAGCGAGCCGGAAGCGACGCTTACAGCTATGCAGGTCGTCAATGACAGTCCAATGGAGGTCCTCATTGATATTTTTAAACGGTATGGCGAAGAGCGGTTCGCCAAACGGATTGCCCATCGGATTATTCAGACGAGACGAGAAACACCGATAGCCACAACAACACAACTCGCAGAGATTGTCAACCGAGCCGTCCCGGAGAGCAGATCCAAAATTCATCCGGCGACTCGTATATTTCAGGCACTCCGCATTCATATCAACGCCGAATTAGAAAATCTCGCGACGGTTTTAGACGTTGCAATACAACTTTTGAAATCGGGCAGTTGTCTGTGCGTAATCACATTTCATTCACTTGAAGATAGAATAGTCAAGCATCATTTCCAGACATGCGCACGGGCGTGTATCTGTCCACCGAAAACGCCCGTCTGTATTTGTGAACACACCGCGTCTCTGGAAATTCTCACAAAGCGTCCTATAGTACCAGACACCGTTGAAGTTGAAAATAATCCGCGAGCACGAAGTGCTAAATTACGGGTCGCTCGCAAGTTGTAG
- a CDS encoding penicillin-binding protein 2, producing the protein MKNNSHLSIRRLVFVLIILQISFLLLIGKLFKVQISNDAGRQGPTGHPWNPSRTAAIKRGKILDRHGNILALSRHSLSVYADPKYMKTDPSEAARRLAPVLDVPESELLTQLRRKDKRFVWLKKDMDYELIDEIRAIEKDIRGIKHQVEQQRTYPKGKLAAQVIGHINDQNMGEGIEYQYNNYLLSARQRQATRRAEVARNEPINLLTHGNSTDDYGYSVVLTIDEYIQHVAEMELAAACRKWNAPRGTAIVLASKTAEILALASYPTYDLNNYTRGSEQAKRNLGVWFAYEPGSIFKIIPSSAVLNEGIMSPESTVFCENGQYRLSSDRIIRDVSGKGWLTLEQVLHKSSNIGMIKVVKKLGHENLSTYIERYGFGKATGVDLPYEHNGSLYAVKHWNIHSLGSVPFGQGIMVTPLQMVSALNAIANGGKLLRPHITREIRDSSGKVIEKKYPIEVRQVIRPIVAKQMTEILVGVVEGGSGRRARVEGYRVAGKTGTAQKAERHGKGYAGKEIMSFMGFLPAENPMVSIIVMLDEPKGARFSGQIAGPLFQQIAAQTMQYLKQTEFFGPELQKSSHFSPVVTKQSPTLKGEGL; encoded by the coding sequence ATGAAAAATAATTCGCATTTATCTATTCGCCGATTGGTTTTCGTGCTTATTATACTTCAGATAAGTTTTCTGTTATTGATAGGTAAATTGTTCAAAGTTCAGATATCCAACGATGCTGGACGTCAGGGACCCACTGGACACCCTTGGAACCCGTCGCGCACAGCAGCAATAAAACGCGGCAAAATTTTGGATAGACACGGAAATATTTTAGCCCTGAGCCGTCATAGCCTCTCCGTTTATGCGGACCCGAAGTATATGAAGACGGATCCAAGTGAAGCTGCCCGCAGACTTGCCCCGGTTTTAGACGTTCCCGAATCTGAATTGCTTACCCAACTTCGCCGCAAGGATAAGCGGTTCGTATGGCTGAAAAAGGATATGGATTACGAATTGATTGATGAGATTCGAGCAATTGAGAAAGACATCCGCGGCATAAAACATCAGGTCGAACAGCAACGTACCTATCCGAAAGGGAAACTTGCCGCCCAAGTCATCGGACATATAAACGATCAGAATATGGGTGAGGGAATAGAGTATCAGTACAACAATTACCTTTTAAGTGCGAGACAACGACAAGCGACGCGACGGGCAGAAGTCGCCCGTAATGAACCTATAAACCTGTTAACTCACGGGAATTCTACTGACGATTATGGATATAGTGTCGTCTTGACTATTGACGAATATATCCAGCACGTCGCCGAGATGGAATTAGCAGCAGCCTGCCGAAAGTGGAACGCACCGCGGGGTACAGCCATCGTCTTGGCATCAAAAACGGCAGAGATATTGGCACTTGCAAGCTACCCGACGTACGATTTGAACAACTACACACGTGGAAGCGAGCAAGCAAAAAGGAATCTCGGTGTTTGGTTCGCGTATGAACCCGGTTCGATTTTTAAAATCATTCCCTCCTCCGCTGTCCTGAACGAAGGTATTATGAGCCCTGAGTCAACGGTTTTTTGCGAAAATGGACAGTACCGACTCTCAAGCGATAGAATCATTCGCGACGTATCAGGAAAAGGATGGCTCACCTTAGAACAAGTCCTCCACAAATCCAGTAATATCGGTATGATTAAAGTTGTGAAGAAATTGGGACATGAGAACCTTAGTACTTACATCGAAAGGTACGGCTTTGGGAAAGCAACCGGCGTAGACCTGCCTTATGAACACAATGGAAGTCTTTATGCAGTAAAGCATTGGAATATTCATTCTCTTGGTTCCGTCCCCTTTGGACAAGGGATTATGGTGACTCCTCTTCAGATGGTGAGTGCGCTAAACGCTATTGCGAACGGTGGAAAACTCCTCCGTCCACATATTACCCGAGAAATTCGGGACAGTAGCGGAAAGGTGATTGAAAAGAAATACCCCATTGAAGTCCGACAGGTCATCCGCCCGATAGTCGCCAAACAGATGACAGAGATACTTGTCGGTGTGGTTGAAGGCGGTAGCGGTAGACGGGCACGTGTTGAAGGCTATCGCGTGGCAGGAAAAACAGGAACAGCCCAAAAAGCCGAAAGACATGGTAAAGGCTACGCCGGAAAAGAGATCATGTCCTTTATGGGGTTCCTACCAGCGGAGAACCCTATGGTATCAATAATCGTCATGCTTGATGAACCGAAGGGGGCACGGTTCAGTGGACAAATCGCCGGACCTCTCTTTCAGCAAATCGCTGCTCAGACAATGCAATACCTAAAGCAAACAGAGTTCTTCGGACCCGAACTTCAAAAGTCCTCCCACTTCTCACCTGTTGTGACAAAACAATCACCAACGCTGAAAGGAGAGGGGCTGTGA
- a CDS encoding UDP-N-acetylmuramoyl-L-alanyl-D-glutamate--2,6-diaminopimelate ligase, giving the protein MPKANRVLRTRTSKVLPLLTCCDKTITNAERRGAVKFHELLRGLNITTSSGSLDIDITGVVSDNRNVEPGNAFVCYQGINVDSHDFIPDALQKGAAVVIGEKPITTIETQRKFPTAYVQVPCGRRALSLIAANWYGSPAKRLKLVGITGTNGKTSTAHLIHAIFKASGRKTALIGTIGHQHTNAQGEEETVPASLTTPDAFALHALFKQFTEDDIASVTMETSSQGLALQRLAGLTFDTAVFTNFTQDHLDYHQTMEAYLKAKLMLFEQLHKEGVAILNSDSPVVARISHACSDSRLVTYGLNKKADLHAEDINFSHNRLVFTAVTPDGRIPVKLRLLGEYNLYNALAAIAVGLRYDCPISAIQEGLATTIVPGRFELIDQGQDFAVIVDYAHTPDGLENVLTAAKRVAKRNLVCVFGCGGDRDNGKRPKMGNISAQLADYSVITSDNPRTEAPDEIIAQIVSNLPHDTNYVCISERRDAIHHAIATAKSGDVVVIAGKGHEDYQEINGKRFPFDDRVVASAILESL; this is encoded by the coding sequence ATACCTAAAGCAAACAGAGTTCTTCGGACCCGAACTTCAAAAGTCCTCCCACTTCTCACCTGTTGTGACAAAACAATCACCAACGCTGAAAGGAGAGGGGCTGTGAAGTTTCATGAACTGCTCCGCGGGCTTAACATTACCACAAGTTCTGGATCGCTCGATATTGACATTACCGGTGTTGTCAGTGACAATCGGAACGTCGAACCCGGTAATGCTTTTGTCTGTTATCAAGGCATCAACGTAGATAGTCATGACTTCATCCCAGATGCCCTTCAAAAAGGAGCAGCAGTTGTCATAGGTGAAAAACCGATAACAACTATAGAAACACAAAGAAAGTTCCCGACCGCCTATGTGCAAGTTCCCTGCGGGCGCCGAGCATTATCCTTGATCGCTGCCAATTGGTATGGAAGTCCTGCCAAACGCCTTAAACTCGTCGGTATCACAGGCACCAACGGTAAAACCTCAACGGCACACCTCATACATGCCATATTCAAGGCAAGCGGCCGGAAAACAGCACTCATTGGAACAATTGGCCACCAGCACACGAACGCCCAAGGCGAAGAGGAAACAGTTCCTGCTTCCCTCACAACCCCCGATGCCTTCGCACTTCATGCTCTCTTCAAACAGTTTACTGAGGACGATATAGCGTCCGTTACGATGGAAACCTCCTCCCAAGGGTTAGCGTTGCAGCGACTGGCAGGACTTACCTTCGATACCGCTGTTTTTACCAACTTCACCCAAGACCACCTTGATTACCATCAAACGATGGAAGCATATTTAAAGGCGAAACTGATGTTGTTCGAGCAACTCCACAAGGAAGGCGTTGCGATTTTGAACAGTGATTCACCGGTAGTGGCGCGCATTTCCCATGCCTGCTCTGATTCGCGCCTCGTGACGTACGGACTTAATAAAAAAGCGGATTTACATGCCGAGGATATTAATTTTTCTCATAATCGATTGGTGTTTACAGCGGTTACGCCAGACGGACGAATCCCCGTTAAGTTACGACTCCTCGGAGAATACAACCTTTATAACGCCCTCGCTGCTATTGCCGTTGGGCTCCGTTACGATTGTCCGATCTCAGCAATTCAGGAAGGTCTTGCCACTACTATAGTGCCCGGTCGGTTTGAGCTTATTGATCAAGGACAGGATTTCGCTGTCATCGTTGACTATGCACATACACCCGATGGCTTAGAAAATGTGTTGACTGCCGCCAAACGCGTTGCTAAACGTAATTTAGTTTGTGTGTTCGGATGCGGCGGCGATAGGGACAACGGAAAGCGTCCTAAAATGGGAAATATCTCTGCCCAACTTGCGGATTATAGCGTGATCACTTCCGACAATCCGCGGACTGAAGCCCCTGATGAAATCATCGCGCAAATTGTGTCAAATTTACCACATGACACCAATTATGTATGCATTTCAGAGAGACGGGACGCTATCCACCACGCAATCGCGACGGCAAAGTCCGGTGATGTTGTTGTCATCGCGGGTAAAGGACATGAGGATTATCAGGAAATTAATGGCAAAAGATTTCCCTTTGATGATAGGGTTGTGGCTTCAGCTATTTTGGAATCCCTCTAA
- a CDS encoding alpha/beta hydrolase, producing MPSTEINNLNISYQVAGAGDVVLLLHGWGGEAASFQPVFDWLTQFHKVYALDLPGFGKSQIPPTAWNTSDYAQFVIAFLERFCIPKAHFIGHSFGGRIAIIVSAEYPEKVDKLILVDSAGIKPPRTAKYHLRVGLAKIGKLLRRCGRYGVLVADAISARAGSKDYQNAGAMRATLVKVVNQDMRPLLPQITASTLLIWGEDDKDTPISFGQIMEKEIPDAGLVVLKEAGHFSYLDKFPQFCRIVASFLSCGAP from the coding sequence ATGCCAAGCACGGAAATTAACAACCTCAACATCTCATATCAGGTTGCCGGAGCAGGCGACGTAGTTCTTCTCCTGCACGGTTGGGGTGGAGAAGCAGCAAGTTTTCAACCCGTTTTTGATTGGCTCACACAATTTCACAAAGTTTATGCACTTGATTTGCCGGGGTTCGGGAAGAGCCAGATTCCACCCACAGCGTGGAATACCTCCGACTATGCACAGTTTGTTATAGCATTTCTGGAGAGGTTTTGCATCCCAAAGGCGCACTTCATCGGTCACTCCTTTGGCGGTAGAATTGCGATTATCGTCTCAGCGGAATACCCTGAAAAAGTCGATAAACTTATTCTGGTCGACAGCGCCGGAATTAAACCGCCTCGAACTGCAAAATATCATCTTCGCGTAGGTTTGGCAAAAATCGGTAAATTGCTCCGTCGATGCGGGAGATATGGTGTTCTCGTTGCAGACGCGATATCCGCACGTGCCGGCTCCAAAGACTATCAGAACGCCGGAGCCATGCGTGCCACACTCGTCAAAGTCGTGAATCAAGATATGCGCCCTCTTTTGCCACAGATCACCGCATCTACACTCCTCATCTGGGGTGAAGACGACAAAGATACACCTATATCTTTCGGACAAATTATGGAAAAAGAAATACCTGACGCAGGATTAGTTGTCTTAAAAGAAGCGGGGCATTTTTCGTACCTTGATAAATTTCCGCAGTTTTGCCGAATTGTCGCAAGCTTTTTAAGTTGTGGGGCCCCTTGA
- a CDS encoding UDP-N-acetylmuramoyl-tripeptide--D-alanyl-D-alanine ligase, with amino-acid sequence MNTVFFYFVTLTCLVRAVVRTTRGLHMLQLDGYKTDRYLKWMRQHLRNCFEIKEILIIGGLLILTAFFPQYNDTWLFPVLCVTWGGFQIYMSTQRKKVEAKKPLVYTARAKRVLGLSICLLVGIATTLVLIAQASLWRIAIFLFSEVTVINLTIANLLLYPLERTIHGAYLLSAKKRIKTLQPKVIGITGSYGKTSTKYILHQILSQKFNTLMTPDSYNTPMGICKVIRGELTAEHEIFIVEMGAYKRGDIRELCNLASPQIGILTAVGPQHLERFKSIENIAKTKYELIESLPPGGLAVFNCDNEICAGLADRREQDGNPVRRYATEPFPVASAVERAELTATNIQHTDEGLVFTIHTSVGMETEIQTQLLGRHHVSNILAATAVAIECGMTLEEIRTAIATVEPVPHRLQLTASEGNVTIIDDSFNSNPVGAKAALEVLTEIQGRKKVLVTPGMVELGEREYEENKRLGEHAADVCDLVILVGPKRTTPILDGLKAVQYPSQRIIVALNLEEVKQHLATQVQAGDVVLFENDLPDSYNEEQQSVIG; translated from the coding sequence ATGAACACAGTATTTTTCTACTTCGTGACGCTAACCTGTTTAGTAAGGGCTGTTGTCAGGACCACGCGTGGTCTCCATATGCTTCAACTTGATGGCTATAAGACGGATCGATACCTGAAGTGGATGCGTCAGCACTTGAGGAATTGTTTTGAAATCAAGGAGATCCTCATTATTGGCGGACTTCTCATCCTGACCGCGTTCTTCCCACAATATAACGATACGTGGCTGTTTCCTGTACTGTGCGTGACTTGGGGTGGGTTCCAAATCTATATGAGCACGCAACGGAAAAAGGTCGAAGCAAAAAAACCGCTCGTTTACACGGCGCGCGCGAAACGGGTGTTGGGTCTCTCAATCTGTCTTCTCGTCGGTATTGCGACAACACTCGTGCTTATAGCTCAGGCGAGCCTATGGCGAATTGCAATCTTCCTCTTCAGCGAAGTAACTGTCATTAATCTAACAATTGCTAATCTTCTTCTCTATCCTTTGGAGCGTACCATACACGGAGCGTATCTCCTTTCAGCGAAAAAGCGAATCAAGACCCTTCAGCCCAAAGTTATCGGAATTACAGGAAGTTACGGCAAGACGAGCACGAAATATATTCTACATCAGATCTTGTCCCAAAAATTTAACACGCTCATGACGCCCGACAGTTACAATACACCAATGGGTATCTGCAAGGTCATCCGCGGAGAACTTACCGCCGAACATGAGATATTTATTGTCGAAATGGGGGCTTATAAACGTGGTGACATCCGAGAATTATGTAACTTAGCATCCCCTCAAATCGGCATTCTCACAGCTGTTGGACCTCAGCACTTAGAACGCTTTAAAAGTATAGAGAATATTGCCAAAACGAAATATGAGTTGATTGAGTCCCTCCCACCGGGTGGACTGGCAGTTTTCAACTGCGACAACGAAATTTGCGCTGGACTTGCCGATAGAAGGGAGCAAGATGGAAATCCAGTCCGTCGGTACGCGACTGAGCCATTTCCTGTCGCCTCGGCTGTTGAGCGTGCTGAGTTAACTGCCACGAACATTCAACACACCGACGAAGGACTTGTTTTCACAATACACACATCCGTCGGTATGGAAACCGAAATTCAGACACAACTTTTAGGGAGGCATCACGTATCCAATATCCTCGCTGCAACGGCAGTTGCAATAGAATGTGGAATGACGCTTGAGGAAATTAGGACAGCAATCGCCACTGTTGAACCGGTACCACACCGCTTGCAACTGACCGCTAGTGAAGGCAACGTAACCATCATTGATGATAGCTTCAACTCGAACCCTGTCGGCGCGAAGGCGGCTCTTGAAGTTCTCACTGAAATCCAAGGTAGGAAAAAAGTGTTAGTGACACCTGGGATGGTAGAACTCGGCGAAAGGGAATACGAAGAAAATAAACGCCTCGGAGAACACGCAGCCGATGTCTGTGATTTGGTCATTTTAGTGGGACCCAAGCGGACTACCCCGATTTTAGACGGTTTGAAAGCCGTGCAATATCCGAGCCAGCGAATCATTGTCGCACTTAACTTGGAAGAAGTCAAACAACATTTAGCAACACAGGTCCAAGCCGGTGATGTTGTCCTTTTTGAAAACGACCTCCCTGACAGCTACAATGAGGAACAGCAATCGGTCATCGGGTGA
- a CDS encoding D-alanine--D-alanine ligase, with translation MSKYNVALIFGGCTPEHEVSIVTAHQVCIALQENYHVIPIYVTKNGEWLTGDALRDLSSFTDGNLPHPADFDKVSVEFHPNPQFVVTSKHWLGQNLRKRTVLPVDVVFPSIHGMHGEDGTLQGLLELMNLPYVGARVVGSAVGMDKIMMKAILSENELPILPYLCWTHHDWETRRAELLKKVETRLPYPLFVKPAMSGSSIGVSHVKNQDELCAAAEVARHYSRRILVETAVENPLEINCAVMGTDDPIASVCEQPVTRETEFLSFDDKYIHQNGESSGMAGADRKIPAPISEELTLHIQNLAIQAFQVLDCAGVARIDFLVDANENVYVNEINTIPGSYSYYLWTHQGIAFPQLVSELIDLAWSAHAEKNTLTYTYTTNLLSQAGASFAKLKKGDKLGP, from the coding sequence ATGTCAAAATACAATGTAGCCCTTATATTCGGTGGATGTACACCTGAACATGAAGTCTCAATCGTAACTGCACACCAAGTCTGCATCGCTTTACAAGAAAACTATCACGTTATCCCTATTTACGTCACAAAAAATGGCGAATGGTTAACCGGCGATGCCCTTCGCGATTTGTCCAGCTTTACCGATGGAAATTTGCCACATCCAGCGGACTTCGACAAAGTTAGTGTTGAATTTCATCCGAACCCGCAATTTGTGGTTACTTCTAAACATTGGCTGGGTCAGAACCTTCGGAAAAGAACTGTTCTTCCGGTAGATGTTGTCTTCCCATCAATACACGGCATGCATGGCGAAGATGGAACGCTCCAAGGGTTACTTGAGCTTATGAATTTACCTTACGTTGGGGCGCGAGTCGTCGGCTCTGCAGTCGGTATGGATAAAATTATGATGAAGGCAATTCTCAGCGAAAATGAACTGCCAATACTTCCCTATTTATGCTGGACCCATCATGATTGGGAGACGCGCCGTGCCGAGCTCCTCAAAAAAGTGGAAACCCGGCTGCCTTACCCACTGTTTGTCAAGCCTGCAATGAGCGGCTCAAGTATCGGGGTCAGCCATGTTAAAAATCAAGATGAACTTTGCGCCGCTGCGGAAGTTGCTAGACATTATTCGCGCAGAATCCTCGTCGAAACAGCCGTTGAGAATCCTCTTGAAATCAACTGTGCTGTAATGGGTACGGACGATCCAATCGCCTCTGTCTGCGAGCAACCTGTGACGCGGGAAACCGAGTTTCTCAGTTTTGACGATAAATACATTCACCAAAATGGAGAATCTTCAGGAATGGCAGGTGCGGACAGGAAAATTCCTGCACCCATTTCAGAAGAATTGACGTTACATATACAAAATCTGGCAATACAGGCCTTTCAGGTTTTAGATTGCGCCGGTGTAGCACGTATCGATTTCCTCGTAGATGCAAACGAGAACGTTTACGTGAATGAAATCAACACCATTCCCGGTTCATATAGTTACTACTTGTGGACGCATCAAGGCATTGCGTTTCCGCAACTCGTATCCGAACTCATTGATTTAGCATGGTCGGCACACGCTGAAAAAAATACGCTAACCTATACATATACGACGAACCTCCTAAGCCAAGCAGGTGCAAGTTTTGCCAAATTGAAGAAAGGCGATAAGTTAGGTCCTTAA